Proteins from a single region of Lysinibacillus sp. JNUCC-52:
- a CDS encoding methyl-accepting chemotaxis protein has protein sequence MKMIEALALSAHYIHLALKEEAIVAVIEKESETVVKYLAGKRADTGYVDGQKVNANDQNVYIAFAGKNADVIIPEDVYGVAINAFAFPIRENGKVVGALAFGLPIDNELKLEHYMNTMDNIVNSLQDKVHTIASHSEELAATSEEINKQAQHALEDSEKTNDVTDLIKSISRQTNLLGLNASIEAARAGQHGAGFNIVAQEVRKLSFETSSATENIEASLRNINRNLDNLKQNMGQINDATNEQAQLVQDFSEIIEELTTLSQEMKSFMHNALK, from the coding sequence ATGAAAATGATTGAAGCTTTAGCTCTATCCGCACACTACATTCACCTTGCATTAAAAGAGGAAGCGATAGTAGCTGTCATAGAGAAGGAAAGTGAAACAGTTGTAAAATATTTAGCAGGCAAACGTGCCGACACTGGTTATGTGGATGGTCAAAAAGTAAATGCAAATGATCAAAATGTATACATCGCCTTTGCTGGAAAAAATGCAGATGTGATCATTCCCGAGGACGTATACGGCGTTGCCATCAATGCTTTTGCCTTTCCGATTCGAGAAAACGGTAAAGTAGTTGGGGCACTAGCCTTTGGATTACCGATAGATAATGAGCTCAAACTGGAACATTATATGAATACAATGGATAATATTGTGAATAGTCTTCAAGATAAAGTACATACAATTGCTTCTCATTCAGAGGAGCTAGCAGCAACAAGTGAGGAAATTAACAAACAGGCACAACACGCCCTGGAGGATTCAGAAAAAACAAATGATGTGACAGATTTAATAAAAAGTATTTCTCGCCAAACGAATTTACTTGGCTTAAATGCATCGATAGAAGCGGCTCGCGCAGGTCAGCATGGAGCTGGTTTTAATATCGTCGCACAGGAAGTTAGAAAACTTTCATTTGAAACGTCTTCTGCAACAGAAAATATCGAAGCTTCTCTTCGCAATATTAATAGAAATCTTGATAATCTAAAGCAAAATATGGGACAAATCAATGATGCAACAAATGAACAGGCCCAACTTGTACAAGATTTTAGTGAAATTATTGAAGAACTAACAACGCTAAGTCAAGAAATGAAGAGCTTTATGCATAATGCTTTAAAATAA
- a CDS encoding helix-turn-helix domain-containing protein yields the protein MFYQILLQIFQKLNNERTVSAAYHILRGKRSGQTIQDVGLFQLHNYFGLLPKLPRATFDEAVATFLQYSWLSMQESGHYSMKKLGLQRAEQTSTFLFDGWHYRGNEHVFFARLSLIVQSLSYQKEGIRSFSPISKDVQVQSWVRTFLQDNQYQLGQLQQRLHEECLRILAVLPVSDSNKQLVLYRLSGHSLPGWTWQQLSSERKETVLDSQLAFIELLHTLMNEVHATNNYPLLGQMASDLRVKALLTDSAQQTAYLYEQGYSIEQIVQIRKLKQSTIEDHLVELAMNEPNFSIGPFVSYEEAEKVWQASKKYQTKKLKALHDVVNDMSYFQLRLVLAKGEV from the coding sequence ATGTTTTATCAAATTTTATTGCAAATCTTTCAAAAACTTAATAATGAGCGAACCGTTTCTGCAGCTTATCATATCCTAAGAGGAAAGCGTTCAGGACAGACAATTCAAGATGTTGGACTGTTTCAGCTCCATAACTATTTTGGCTTACTCCCAAAACTACCCCGTGCGACATTTGACGAGGCTGTAGCAACCTTTTTGCAATATAGTTGGTTAAGTATGCAGGAATCTGGTCATTATTCCATGAAAAAGCTAGGTTTACAACGAGCGGAGCAAACATCTACTTTTTTATTTGACGGCTGGCATTATCGAGGAAATGAGCATGTGTTTTTTGCTCGTCTATCTTTAATCGTCCAAAGTCTATCTTATCAAAAAGAGGGGATTCGCTCATTTTCTCCTATTAGTAAGGATGTACAAGTTCAATCATGGGTACGTACTTTTCTACAGGACAATCAGTATCAATTAGGACAATTACAGCAACGCTTACATGAAGAATGTCTTCGTATTTTAGCTGTTTTACCAGTATCAGATAGCAATAAACAACTTGTTCTTTATCGATTGAGTGGCCATAGTCTACCTGGTTGGACATGGCAGCAGCTTTCTAGTGAACGTAAGGAAACTGTGCTAGATAGTCAATTAGCATTTATTGAATTACTACATACATTAATGAATGAAGTGCATGCAACAAATAACTACCCGTTACTTGGTCAAATGGCTTCGGACCTTCGGGTGAAGGCATTACTGACTGATTCTGCACAACAAACCGCCTATTTATATGAACAAGGTTATTCAATTGAACAAATAGTGCAAATAAGAAAATTGAAACAAAGTACGATTGAGGACCATTTAGTTGAATTAGCGATGAATGAACCGAACTTTTCGATTGGCCCATTCGTCTCATATGAAGAGGCGGAAAAAGTTTGGCAGGCTTCTAAGAAATACCAAACAAAAAAATTAAAGGCATTGCATGATGTAGTAAATGATATGAGTTATTTCCAGCTGAGACTTGTCCTCGCGAAAGGGGAAGTATAA
- a CDS encoding ferredoxin translates to MAKYTIVDKDTCIACGACGAAAPDIYDYDDEGIAFVILDDNMGTAEVPEDLLEDMQDAFEGCPTDSIKVAEEPFDGDSLKFE, encoded by the coding sequence ATGGCTAAATACACAATTGTTGATAAAGATACATGCATCGCTTGTGGCGCATGCGGAGCCGCAGCACCCGATATTTATGATTATGATGATGAAGGAATTGCCTTCGTTATTTTAGATGATAACATGGGAACTGCCGAAGTTCCAGAAGATCTACTAGAAGACATGCAAGACGCTTTTGAAGGTTGCCCAACAGATTCTATTAAAGTGGCTGAAGAACCTTTTGATGGCGACTCTTTAAAATTCGAATAG
- a CDS encoding flotillin family protein: MSMEILIVLGIVAFILIALVALYVTKYRTAGPDEALIVTGSYLGSKNVHKDESGNRIKIIRGGGTFVFPIFQQAQPLSLLSSKLEVTTPEVYTEQGVPVMADGTAIIKIGGSISEIATAAEQFLGKQKSEREGEAREVLEGHLRSILGSMTVEEIYKNRDKFSQEVQRVASQDLAKMGLVIVSFTIKDVRDKNGYLDSLGKPRIAQVKRDADIATAEADKETRIKRAEASKEAQKAELERATEIAEAEKENQLKVAEFRREQDVAKARADQAYELETARAKQEVTEQEMQIRIIERQKQIELEEKEILRREKQYDSEVKKKADADRYAIEQNAEAEKMRELAQADAEKYRIESLAKAEAEKIRLDGIAKADAERAQGETEADIIRLRGLAEAEAKRKIAEAFEYYGQAAVLDMVVRMMPEYAKELASPLGNIDKITVVDTGGGEGGSGANKVTSYATNLMSTLQETLKETSGIDVKELIESYAGKHTLRPELERIATELVKQPEPVATAEKQKEAVEQ; this comes from the coding sequence ATGTCAATGGAAATTTTGATAGTTCTAGGAATTGTAGCATTTATATTAATCGCTCTTGTGGCACTGTATGTAACAAAGTATCGAACAGCGGGTCCTGATGAAGCACTGATTGTAACAGGTAGCTATCTTGGCTCAAAAAATGTACATAAAGATGAGTCAGGAAATCGCATTAAAATTATTCGTGGGGGCGGTACATTCGTCTTCCCAATCTTCCAGCAAGCGCAACCATTAAGCTTATTATCAAGTAAATTAGAAGTTACAACACCTGAAGTGTATACAGAGCAGGGCGTGCCAGTAATGGCAGATGGTACAGCGATTATTAAAATTGGTGGTTCGATTTCAGAAATCGCTACAGCTGCTGAGCAGTTTTTAGGGAAGCAAAAGTCAGAACGTGAAGGGGAAGCACGGGAAGTATTGGAAGGCCATTTACGTTCGATTTTAGGATCTATGACAGTTGAAGAGATTTATAAAAACCGAGATAAATTCTCGCAAGAAGTACAACGTGTAGCTTCACAAGATTTAGCGAAGATGGGTCTTGTCATTGTTTCCTTTACAATTAAAGATGTACGCGATAAAAATGGTTATCTTGATTCACTTGGTAAGCCAAGGATTGCACAAGTGAAACGAGATGCAGATATTGCGACTGCCGAAGCAGATAAAGAAACGCGTATTAAGCGTGCAGAAGCATCGAAAGAAGCGCAAAAGGCTGAGCTTGAACGTGCAACAGAAATTGCTGAAGCCGAGAAAGAAAATCAATTAAAAGTGGCGGAATTCCGTCGTGAGCAAGATGTTGCAAAAGCTCGTGCAGACCAAGCGTATGAATTAGAAACTGCACGTGCGAAACAGGAAGTAACAGAACAAGAAATGCAAATTCGCATTATCGAACGTCAAAAACAAATTGAATTAGAAGAAAAAGAAATTTTACGTCGTGAAAAGCAATACGATTCAGAAGTGAAGAAAAAGGCAGACGCTGATCGTTATGCTATAGAACAAAATGCAGAAGCTGAAAAAATGCGTGAGCTTGCACAAGCAGATGCTGAGAAATATCGTATTGAGTCGTTAGCAAAGGCAGAAGCGGAGAAGATTCGTTTAGATGGTATCGCGAAAGCGGATGCTGAGCGTGCACAAGGTGAAACAGAAGCGGATATTATTCGCCTACGAGGTCTTGCAGAAGCCGAAGCGAAACGTAAAATTGCCGAAGCCTTTGAATACTACGGTCAAGCAGCTGTTCTTGATATGGTTGTACGCATGATGCCAGAGTATGCGAAAGAGCTTGCTAGCCCACTTGGTAATATTGATAAAATTACAGTTGTGGACACTGGTGGCGGTGAAGGTGGAAGTGGTGCCAATAAGGTGACTTCTTATGCAACGAACTTAATGTCGACACTACAAGAAACATTAAAAGAAACATCAGGTATTGATGTGAAGGAATTAATCGAAAGCTACGCTGGTAAGCACACATTGCGACCAGAGCTTGAGCGTATTGCGACAGAGCTAGTGAAACAGCCAGAGCCTGTTGCGACGGCAGAAAAACAAAAAGAAGCAGTTGAACAATAA
- a CDS encoding MFS transporter has protein sequence MDYIEKGTKAFNKANWALFLAGFITFANLYVSQPLLPTFAEEFNVSPAIASLSLSVTTLALSISMIIVGSLSEAWGRKSLMTISIFAASVLTIALAFSPNFETILVLRVIQGVVFAGLPAIAMAYLGEEIAPSSLGIAMGLYISGNSVGGLSGRVIIGTLTDLYNWQVGMIVLGIISLIISVLFIWMLPNSKHFTARPLQIKALTKSLIQHLKDPSMLCLFGISFVLMGSFVTLYNYIGFKLMAPPYNLSATIVGWIFVIYLVGTFSSAWFGSLADRFGRQKMLLLAIAIMLAGAIITLQGLLLLKIVGITVFTFGFFAAHSIASGWVSRRATHDKAQASSLYLFFYYFGSSVGGTAGGVFWMHFGWVGVIAMITVFLVIACVLTFVLKSIIAKQRLITN, from the coding sequence ATGGACTATATAGAGAAGGGAACAAAAGCATTTAACAAAGCAAATTGGGCATTATTTTTAGCTGGGTTTATTACGTTCGCGAACTTATATGTATCGCAACCACTACTACCGACGTTTGCCGAGGAGTTTAATGTCTCACCTGCAATAGCAAGTTTGTCATTATCTGTAACGACATTGGCTTTGTCGATTAGTATGATAATTGTCGGCTCATTATCTGAAGCGTGGGGAAGAAAGTCGTTAATGACAATATCTATATTTGCAGCATCAGTTTTGACGATAGCGCTTGCTTTTTCGCCAAACTTTGAAACTATATTAGTATTGCGCGTTATTCAAGGTGTTGTGTTTGCAGGGTTACCAGCTATTGCGATGGCTTATTTAGGAGAGGAAATTGCCCCGTCAAGTTTAGGAATTGCGATGGGGCTTTACATAAGTGGCAATTCTGTAGGGGGGCTCAGTGGCCGTGTCATTATCGGTACATTAACAGACTTGTATAACTGGCAAGTAGGTATGATTGTACTTGGGATAATTAGTTTAATAATTAGTGTGTTATTTATATGGATGCTACCGAATTCTAAGCATTTTACGGCACGTCCATTACAAATAAAGGCGTTAACAAAGTCTCTTATTCAGCACTTAAAAGATCCGTCGATGCTTTGCTTATTTGGCATTAGCTTTGTGTTAATGGGTAGCTTTGTGACACTTTACAATTATATTGGATTTAAATTAATGGCACCACCTTATAATTTAAGTGCTACCATTGTCGGATGGATATTTGTTATTTATTTGGTAGGGACATTTAGCTCGGCATGGTTTGGCAGTTTAGCCGATCGTTTTGGACGTCAAAAAATGTTATTGTTAGCGATTGCTATTATGCTGGCAGGTGCAATTATTACATTACAAGGTCTACTGTTATTAAAAATAGTAGGTATTACAGTTTTTACCTTTGGTTTTTTTGCAGCCCATTCAATAGCAAGTGGATGGGTAAGCAGGCGTGCCACTCATGATAAGGCGCAAGCATCATCGCTGTATTTATTTTTTTATTATTTTGGTTCGAGTGTGGGTGGCACCGCAGGGGGCGTGTTTTGGATGCACTTTGGTTGGGTAGGCGTAATTGCGATGATTACGGTATTTTTAGTTATTGCATGTGTGCTCACATTTGTGTTAAAGAGCATCATTGCCAAACAACGATTAATTACCAACTAG
- a CDS encoding ABC transporter ATP-binding protein yields MKKIILGDNIVKSFGEGAKKHHVLNGVSVTINEGEFVAIMGPSGSGKSTLMFALSGMDSIDTGKVSFDGMDLSLLSEQKLADLRRTKMGFVFQQPTLLKNLNILDNILLPSLRDNRKSIDKITKKARALMKKVGIDELEKRDITQVSGGQLQRAGICRALISNPKIIFGDEPTGALNSKSAQEIMDIITEINAEGTAVLLVTHDPKIAARTDRILFMCDGKIIDEVHFNRLTDTNIEDKMEKILEEMRKIGI; encoded by the coding sequence ATGAAGAAAATAATTCTCGGAGACAATATTGTAAAATCATTCGGTGAAGGGGCGAAAAAGCACCATGTTCTGAATGGCGTATCCGTTACGATAAATGAGGGAGAATTTGTTGCTATTATGGGTCCATCAGGCTCAGGAAAATCTACCCTTATGTTTGCATTAAGTGGTATGGATAGCATTGACACTGGAAAGGTGTCGTTTGATGGAATGGATTTGTCACTACTGAGTGAACAGAAACTTGCCGATTTACGAAGAACAAAAATGGGGTTTGTTTTTCAGCAGCCGACTTTGCTTAAAAACTTAAATATTTTAGATAACATTCTACTTCCTTCATTGCGAGATAATAGAAAAAGCATAGACAAGATAACAAAGAAAGCTAGAGCACTTATGAAAAAGGTTGGAATTGATGAGCTCGAAAAACGTGATATCACACAAGTTTCGGGAGGACAGCTTCAACGTGCAGGTATTTGCCGTGCACTGATAAGCAATCCTAAAATTATTTTCGGTGATGAGCCGACAGGTGCGCTTAATTCAAAATCAGCACAGGAAATAATGGACATTATTACTGAAATTAATGCAGAAGGGACAGCAGTGCTGCTTGTAACACATGATCCAAAGATTGCAGCAAGGACAGATCGAATACTGTTTATGTGTGATGGAAAAATAATCGATGAGGTACACTTTAACCGACTTACTGACACAAATATTGAAGATAAAATGGAAAAGATTCTAGAGGAAATGCGAAAAATCGGCATATAA
- a CDS encoding enoyl-ACP reductase FabI has product MMDNLLQLKDKNIVVMGVANDRSIAWGIAKRLFDVGANVIFTYRQERSLKKLQKQLENYGQADAFVVQCDVNSDDSTKAAFDTIGAKVGVIHGIVHSVAFANAEDLHNRFLETTRDGYAFAQDTSAYSLISTAKAAHPYMTEGGSIVTMSYLGAERVLDGYNVMGVAKAALEASMRYLAADIGQDNIRVNAISAGAIRTLAAKGVPSFNTILHKIEETAPLKRNVQQDEVADMTIVMLSHLSRGVTGETIYIDAGYNIMG; this is encoded by the coding sequence ATGATGGACAATTTATTACAATTAAAAGATAAAAACATTGTCGTTATGGGTGTTGCAAACGACCGCAGTATTGCTTGGGGGATTGCAAAACGTTTATTCGACGTAGGCGCTAATGTTATTTTTACATATCGCCAAGAGCGTTCATTAAAAAAATTACAAAAGCAACTTGAAAACTATGGGCAAGCAGATGCATTTGTCGTACAATGTGATGTTAACAGCGATGACAGTACAAAAGCTGCCTTCGATACAATCGGTGCAAAAGTTGGCGTTATCCATGGGATTGTTCACTCTGTCGCATTTGCCAATGCTGAAGACTTACACAATCGCTTTTTAGAAACAACACGTGATGGCTATGCATTCGCGCAAGATACAAGTGCGTATTCACTTATTTCAACTGCAAAAGCAGCGCACCCATACATGACAGAAGGTGGCTCTATTGTAACGATGAGTTACTTAGGTGCTGAGCGTGTACTTGATGGCTATAACGTAATGGGTGTTGCCAAAGCTGCATTAGAAGCGTCAATGCGCTATTTAGCTGCTGATATTGGTCAAGACAATATCCGTGTAAATGCTATTTCTGCAGGTGCTATACGTACACTAGCTGCAAAAGGTGTTCCTTCTTTCAATACGATTTTACACAAAATCGAAGAAACTGCGCCGTTAAAACGCAATGTTCAACAAGATGAAGTAGCTGATATGACAATTGTAATGCTTTCTCACCTATCACGTGGGGTAACAGGCGAAACAATTTACATTGATGCTGGCTACAATATTATGGGTTAA
- a CDS encoding GNAT family N-acetyltransferase: MEININHELTLRTIAIEDAEAVFALTNNSRENLREWLPWLDFTKELSDTKGYIEGCITGYEAKTSLSLVIIFRNKIVGIAGFNTINNTNKIAVIGYWLDKDAQGHGIMTTTVQALVQYAFDELQLNKVEIRVAVGNTKSRAIPERLHFTTEGTIRAAEWLYDHYVDHVLYGMLASEWK; encoded by the coding sequence ATGGAAATAAATATCAATCATGAATTAACGTTACGAACAATCGCTATTGAAGATGCAGAGGCTGTTTTTGCACTAACAAATAATTCAAGGGAAAATTTACGTGAATGGTTGCCATGGTTAGATTTCACCAAAGAGCTTTCCGATACAAAAGGTTATATAGAAGGCTGTATTACTGGCTACGAAGCTAAAACCAGCCTATCTCTTGTTATTATTTTCCGCAATAAAATTGTAGGCATTGCAGGATTTAATACTATTAATAATACAAATAAAATTGCAGTAATTGGCTATTGGCTCGATAAAGATGCGCAAGGCCACGGCATTATGACAACAACGGTTCAAGCTTTAGTACAATACGCATTTGACGAATTACAACTGAACAAAGTGGAAATCCGTGTAGCTGTAGGTAACACAAAAAGCCGCGCAATCCCTGAACGACTTCATTTCACTACTGAAGGAACAATACGCGCTGCAGAGTGGCTATATGATCACTACGTCGACCACGTCCTTTATGGCATGCTTGCGAGCGAGTGGAAATAA
- a CDS encoding TetR/AcrR family transcriptional regulator, translated as MRKEAEERRNEILDVADELFGQKGFDGTSTNEILEKVGIARGTLYYHFKSKEDIMDALIERYTVQILYCAKEIAANKNISFYERIIGVVMALNISDGNGKEVIEHMHKPQNALMHQKIQKVIVNEVPPVLTGIIREGIEQGLFNTPYPYECMEMIVAYTNTVFDDAMVNLTNAEVARRIQALLFNVERLLGVESGSLMHMMRMFDNVKGDSGGEKTLD; from the coding sequence ATGAGAAAAGAAGCGGAAGAGCGTCGAAACGAAATACTGGATGTAGCTGATGAGCTTTTCGGTCAAAAAGGTTTTGATGGCACAAGTACTAATGAAATTTTAGAAAAAGTAGGTATTGCACGGGGGACGCTATATTATCACTTTAAATCGAAAGAGGATATTATGGATGCGTTGATTGAACGCTATACGGTGCAAATTTTATATTGTGCAAAAGAAATTGCTGCGAATAAGAATATTTCCTTCTATGAGCGTATTATCGGCGTTGTCATGGCATTAAACATAAGTGATGGTAATGGTAAAGAAGTAATAGAGCATATGCATAAACCGCAAAATGCGCTTATGCATCAAAAAATACAAAAAGTGATAGTTAATGAGGTTCCGCCAGTATTAACGGGAATTATTCGGGAAGGTATTGAGCAAGGACTTTTTAATACGCCATATCCTTATGAATGTATGGAAATGATTGTGGCGTATACCAATACTGTTTTTGATGATGCAATGGTCAATTTAACGAATGCAGAGGTTGCCAGGCGTATACAAGCTTTACTATTTAATGTCGAACGACTGTTAGGTGTTGAAAGTGGAAGTCTAATGCACATGATGAGGATGTTCGATAATGTAAAAGGAGATAGCGGTGGTGAGAAGACTTTAGATTAA
- a CDS encoding NfeD family protein, giving the protein MTLFGYTLEQIYLVVLIFAGLATVLFMFFGDAVEGVGESLPILNPSVILSFITLMSAAGFILEKLAFFPSVWNIGVAAVIGVILSALFYLFILVPLKSADVSLAYTEESLEGQLGKVIVPIPSDGFGEVVIETTSGMIAKRAVGFDNEVIDYDTTVLVVEVRAGTLYVRAYEKKFI; this is encoded by the coding sequence TTGACGCTATTTGGCTATACATTGGAGCAAATTTATTTAGTGGTATTAATTTTCGCGGGACTGGCAACCGTTTTGTTTATGTTTTTCGGTGATGCCGTCGAGGGTGTAGGAGAAAGTCTACCGATTTTAAATCCAAGTGTCATTCTATCTTTCATTACGTTGATGTCAGCAGCTGGTTTTATTTTAGAGAAGTTAGCCTTTTTCCCTAGCGTTTGGAATATCGGTGTAGCTGCTGTAATAGGAGTTATTTTAAGTGCCCTTTTTTATTTATTTATTCTCGTTCCACTCAAATCAGCCGATGTCTCATTAGCCTATACAGAAGAATCACTTGAAGGTCAGTTAGGGAAGGTGATTGTACCAATACCGTCTGATGGCTTTGGTGAAGTAGTTATTGAGACTACGAGCGGTATGATTGCAAAGCGAGCTGTGGGCTTTGACAATGAGGTAATTGATTATGATACGACAGTCCTTGTTGTTGAAGTGAGGGCAGGCACTCTTTATGTGAGAGCCTATGAAAAAAAATTTATTTAA
- a CDS encoding ABC transporter permease — MYYRIIRNDISNSKLISLTTMIFVAVAAMLVALSAILVVNLSGALDTLMKQAKTPHFMQMHVGNIDTVRLEDFAKQNHNVQDYQVLEFLNIDGSQIILGDRSFANNVQDNGFTIQSKKFDYLLDLDGNIIDALDGELYVPIRYMKENNVKIGDKAAISGKQFTVAGFLRDSQMNSMLSSSKRFLISKNDYEDIKGFGRMEYLIEFRLKDLSTLGAFETAYATAGLEANGPTITYPLFKMINALTDGLMIGIILLVSVLVVAIAFMCIRFTLLAKIELDYREIGVMKAIGLPVSNIKKIYLAKYAAIALAGSVIGFVCSFLFKNILLENIRLYMGESDNSSLASLFGIIGVVLVFCAIIAYVNGVLKRFRKISAVEALHYGTSQEQNMGTKRFSLNSNRLININIFLGIKDVLSRKRLYATMLTVLVISSFIMIVPLNLYNTISSNNFIKYMGIGNYDMRIDIQQTDNISQKTKQILYAINNDRTITKHTVLSTKTFKVKMENGAERNIKIELGNHSIFPIKYSTGRAPALQHEIALSVLNAAELGKKVGDIMTLVIAGKERKFTVSGIYSDITNGGKTAKATFNDHSTNMMWSVISVEFSDKAMLENKMIEYTNHFTYAKVSDINNYVLQTFGSTIDAVGKASRAAIAVALFITVLITLLFMKMLVVKDRYAIAVMKAVGFTNSDITTQYIARSLFILLIGMVVGTLLANTVGSLLAGAMISSFGASSFTFSVNPLAAYLFCPLLMTCSVLIATIISTLSAGKIKISENIKE, encoded by the coding sequence ATGTATTACAGAATAATCCGTAATGACATTTCAAATAGCAAACTGATTTCGCTAACAACAATGATATTTGTTGCGGTCGCGGCTATGCTTGTTGCATTATCAGCAATACTTGTTGTTAATCTTTCGGGGGCGTTAGATACACTTATGAAGCAGGCGAAAACCCCTCATTTTATGCAAATGCATGTAGGTAATATTGATACAGTTCGACTTGAAGACTTTGCAAAACAGAATCATAACGTTCAAGATTATCAAGTGCTTGAGTTTCTCAATATTGACGGCTCGCAAATTATTTTAGGTGATCGTTCGTTTGCAAATAATGTGCAGGATAATGGTTTTACAATTCAAAGTAAGAAATTCGATTATCTTCTGGATCTTGATGGCAATATAATCGATGCGTTAGATGGTGAACTTTATGTACCGATCCGTTATATGAAAGAAAACAACGTAAAGATCGGTGATAAGGCAGCGATAAGTGGGAAACAATTTACTGTTGCGGGATTTTTAAGAGATTCACAGATGAATTCGATGCTCTCCTCTTCAAAGCGGTTTCTTATTAGTAAAAATGATTACGAGGACATAAAAGGCTTTGGCCGTATGGAATATTTAATCGAGTTCAGATTAAAAGATTTATCGACGCTCGGGGCATTTGAAACTGCCTATGCAACCGCTGGACTTGAAGCAAATGGCCCGACAATTACTTATCCACTATTTAAAATGATTAATGCGCTTACTGATGGATTGATGATCGGCATTATACTCCTTGTCAGTGTACTAGTCGTTGCCATTGCCTTTATGTGCATTCGTTTTACACTCCTCGCGAAAATCGAATTAGACTACCGCGAAATAGGTGTAATGAAGGCAATTGGATTACCAGTTTCTAATATAAAGAAGATATATTTAGCAAAATACGCAGCCATTGCATTGGCAGGTAGTGTAATCGGTTTTGTATGTTCATTTTTGTTCAAAAACATACTTCTTGAAAATATTAGGCTTTATATGGGGGAAAGCGACAATTCTTCTCTTGCTTCACTTTTTGGAATAATTGGAGTAGTGCTTGTCTTTTGTGCCATTATTGCTTATGTAAACGGAGTGTTGAAACGCTTTCGAAAAATTTCTGCTGTTGAGGCACTACACTATGGTACTTCGCAAGAACAAAATATGGGAACAAAGAGATTTAGCTTGAATAGCAACCGCCTAATTAACATAAATATATTTCTTGGTATTAAAGATGTGCTGTCAAGAAAAAGACTATATGCCACAATGCTAACAGTGCTTGTTATTTCATCTTTTATTATGATTGTTCCACTTAACCTTTACAACACGATTTCCTCAAATAACTTCATCAAATATATGGGTATTGGAAACTACGATATGCGTATTGACATTCAGCAAACTGATAATATATCTCAAAAAACAAAACAAATTTTATATGCCATAAACAATGATAGAACTATAACAAAACATACAGTTCTGTCGACCAAAACATTTAAAGTAAAAATGGAAAATGGAGCAGAGCGAAATATAAAAATTGAACTTGGTAACCACTCAATTTTCCCAATAAAATATTCAACTGGCAGGGCTCCAGCTTTACAACATGAAATTGCACTTTCTGTGTTAAATGCCGCTGAGCTAGGTAAAAAAGTAGGTGATATTATGACACTCGTCATTGCAGGAAAAGAACGGAAATTTACGGTTAGTGGCATCTATTCTGATATTACAAACGGTGGAAAAACTGCGAAGGCCACTTTTAATGACCATTCTACCAATATGATGTGGAGTGTTATTAGTGTAGAATTTTCCGATAAAGCTATGCTCGAAAATAAAATGATAGAGTATACGAATCACTTTACCTATGCAAAAGTTTCAGATATCAATAATTACGTCTTACAAACTTTCGGCTCAACAATTGATGCAGTAGGAAAGGCTTCACGCGCTGCCATTGCCGTTGCACTCTTTATCACTGTACTAATTACGTTATTGTTTATGAAAATGCTTGTAGTAAAAGATCGATACGCTATCGCTGTAATGAAAGCGGTAGGGTTTACAAATTCAGATATTACGACACAGTATATTGCCCGCTCATTATTCATTTTATTGATTGGAATGGTTGTTGGTACACTGCTTGCTAATACGGTCGGAAGTTTACTAGCAGGTGCAATGATCTCTTCTTTTGGTGCTTCGTCGTTTACATTTTCGGTCAATCCTTTAGCGGCATACCTATTTTGTCCGCTACTGATGACATGCTCGGTACTGATTGCAACGATTATTAGTACTTTGAGTGCTGGGAAAATTAAAATATCCGAAAATATAAAGGAGTAG